In the Polyodon spathula isolate WHYD16114869_AA chromosome 44, ASM1765450v1, whole genome shotgun sequence genome, agagagagagttacagaAGGTGCAGGGTTAGGGGGTCAGTGTGCTGGGACCCACCCCTCACCCATTGTAGTCGATGATCGCGTAGCGCGGGCCAGAGTCCTGCTCGGGTCCCAGAGTCGCCACACAGCGGTCAATGAACAGCCTCATGGGAAGGTGGTTCTGGGTGTTGACCGAGCCTTCGATCCGGACCGGGTCGTTCAGGTAGAACACGTTGGAGATCCTGGGAGTGACCCAGTCATCTGCACACGAGATGAAGCAGTTTCAGAAAGAGGCACTGGAGCAGCCAGTCGGCTACACTGGGAGAGCTGCTCAAGGATATCCTGATCGTTATAGCCAGCAGTATTCATAAGCAgagtttttttggaaaaaaaaaaaaaaaaaaaaaaaaactagcttagTCTTGATATTCTTGTTCGCTTTACCACAAACAGCAGGGATGAAAATtggactcccgttgcatagcggtttgacccattcctggttttactaaacCTGGAATGACAAcactgctctgcaacaggagttgtttccatccctgtacagATAGGGAAATTTACTATACCACATGCCCACGAGCTTAGCCAGTATAAACACAGGGAAGGAGTTTAGGCTACACTACCCACCGCTCATGAGCCGAAGGGAGAATTCCAGGACATCCCCGGCTGACTTAGTGGAGCTGAACGGGATCCAGGTCGGTTTGAGTGCTTGGCTGCTGACGTTGTGTTTCCTGCGGGATTCGAAGATATTTACTTAAAACCAGGAGACTTACGCCACTGTTCACCCAAACCACCACTGGGCGGCAGCGTCGTGGACACGAAACGGGCTTCCCTCACCTCGGGTAGTGGCACTCGATAGGGATGACGGCACCGTTGGTTCGCACGATGACGTCGTTAGCAGGGGGAGTGTAAACCAGCACGTTGGTGTAGACCAGTTTGTCTGACGTCATCTGCAAGGGAAATCCAGAATTCCTCAAAAAGGAAAGCTCGGGGTACTGCAAAACGCAGACTGCCGTGCACAGCGCCCCCAAAACCGACTGTCTGAAAAACGGACCAGACTCGCCTCAACACCGAGGAGGAATCCATGACACACAATGGAAAGAAGATGCCCCTTGCACAGTAGCGAGTTTAATAACACGCTATGGCTAATCAACACCGTATTGACCTCGAATGAGTGAAGCCGCGATGCAAAAGTTGCCCACCTCCctccttcacccccaaaaaaatgcattcattccACAGAAGCCTGAATTGCATTTCTATGCACACAGGTTCAAATCGCGTTAGAAAGCAAGACCGTAAGCCGAATATTGATTACCATTCCGCCTGACCAATACACTTCAAGCTGCCGATTAAATAAACGCCCCCAAGCGGTCAAGCGCGGTAAGACAAGGTAAACCCAGGACAGCATTGCGTGTTCAGCGTAATGAAGCCATAGGGAATGGAACATCGTTTCTATTAAAGGTCTAACGTATTAGAGCAGTTATTTCTTGCACCGATATTATAGCGTAAAAAAGTTTAAACTAGTTTATTAGTTAAGTACAAACCAAATAAAGGGTAATTTAAACACGTAGTCAGCAATGGTCATCTATAATAAGTCTCCCAgacattaatatttaaacacttaCAAGCAGAGAGCTTCCACATGCGTGAAGCGCGGTGTCAATGACGTAATAAGCAGAAGCAACGATGTTGAGAGCGGGTCTGCAAGCCCCGGAGGCAGCGGGGTCCCGTCCTAGCCGGAGATCGGTGCCACTGACCCGGCGGCCGTTGCTGAAGAGATCGGCGCTAACGTTGAGGCGCATGTTAGCTTGACCGCAGCGCACCGTGACCGTGGCCAGCGGAGAGACGGCCCGGCCCACGCTCCGGTACACAGAGGTGTCCCGGGAGGGTCCCTTCTGAAGGTAGTTCGTCGGTAGTTTTTCGTGAAGGACAGCCGCTTTCTGGCGTTGCTTGTGGAAGATTTCTTTAGTGTCTTCGAAATGACTGCGGTAGCTGGAGCAGAGGGCAGCCCATGAAATGCTCAATAACACGGCcacacaaacatgcattttcccTTCAACGCCCATTTCATAAAAGTATTATCACTACCCcacaatgaaaatatataacCAGCCACCGGTCAATTTATACTCAAAACAGGTGCTTTTTGAAATGCTAAttgtttgtcctgtttgttttacGCGTGAGAATGTCTAAAACAGGGCTTCCCAACCCCAGTCCTGGGGAATCTCTATGACTGCTGGCTTAATTGAACTGAATTAGCTTAATCAtgcatttgtacttgttttcagctcttgacagttgcagttcaagttacttatcaaatgctATAGctgacttgaaatatgcaaccgttcaagagctgaaaacaagtaaaaaggtctaattaagcccatttatcagttcaattaagggtctagttaagtaattgagcgctcgattagaatggaaaccagcagccacagcagggggtccccaggaccgcgTTTGAGAGGCGCTGCTCTAGATGAATCCCTTTTTGGATACGCTTGCAATTGATAAGCTGAATTGATAGGAGCATCGTGGGAGAAAATATCAATACGACTAGATTGAATTAGTACTATATACCTCAGATATAATTTATGACAGATCAATGATATAACAGTCCGGAATAATAACATTTCACGTTTTTGAAATCTTACTGTGTTATGTTGTAATTAGCATTAACGCCATATTAATATTATCTACATATAGCCACCtctattaaatgtattatgtCTATGTGTGTAATTGACAATCACAATTAGTAGAAGCGATTAACATCGAGCACTTCCTCTAAAAAAGGATATTGTTCAATTAAcccactttattaattaattcatttaaaaaaacacgcACTCCTTTGTGGTATAAATAGAGCCAAGCTcgtttattgattattgattttttaaaatttgttaggtttagttttttgggggtttccgtttcaaccataggtcgagtattgcacgGTGAAGGTCTTCcaaggaaaacgtcacaaggacaatcgcttaaagtttgaaaaactgcatttaaatgatgGATATGGGTTTTGCTCCAAGGTTTTGAGGAGTGATGAAACAGAAATCGAGCTGTTTAGTCACTCTGAGAGTCGATACGGTTGGAGAAAGtcttttacaaaagaacaccatacttaatgtcaagcatggaggtggtactgtccttctatggggctgtttcgttctctaatggcacaggcaattcagttccaatacatggtcaaatggattccatagcataccaaaagatgcTGGCTAATCATTTGAAACCCTCAGCCACAAAATTTtatttaaagcgcaactggacgtttcAACGCGTCAACGAACCAAAGCACACCTCTACTTCAGAATGGATAAGGAAGAATAAAATCGAGGTTCtgagtcccgatctaaatccgattgagaatctttggtacgagttgaaaggaggggggggggctgtgcacaagagaagtcctcgtgATTTGATTGAACTGGAataattttgcgttgaagaatggtcagaagtcactaaagaatcatgttAAAATCTCGTTGACAAATATCCCAACCAGTAATGCTAAAAGTGCCTCAAC is a window encoding:
- the LOC121305652 gene encoding zona pellucida sperm-binding protein 3-like, with product MHVCVAVLLSISWAALCSSYRSHFEDTKEIFHKQRQKAAVLHEKLPTNYLQKGPSRDTSVYRSVGRAVSPLATVTVRCGQANMRLNVSADLFSNGRRVSGTDLRLGRDPAASGACRPALNIVASAYYVIDTALHACGSSLLMTSDKLVYTNVLVYTPPANDVIVRTNGAVIPIECHYPRKHNVSSQALKPTWIPFSSTKSAGDVLEFSLRLMSDDWVTPRISNVFYLNDPVRIEGSVNTQNHLPMRLFIDRCVATLGPEQDSGPRYAIIDYNGCLVDGSSPDSSAVFRSPRIQPNKLQFSVPAFRFHREANNLIYLTCHLKVTAVEGTPDSANKACFFNKVVNSWSAVEGSPGVCACCQTGTCPSSRARARRDLQPVLELTGADASLGPLVIRDSFPGEGTPGLGNPVFRVEEKGAGGGFGSVLGLVIGG